Within the Dolichospermum compactum NIES-806 genome, the region AGCCACAAATCGGGGTTTTTCGGGAGTGGAAAATTCCGCAGCAACACTTTTGGCAAGTTCGGCGGCTTTTTTCGTGAGATAGTAAGCTTGGTCTGCTAGGTCGTATTCTGCGAGAACGATGGACATAGAGCCAAAGGTATCAGTTTCAATGACATCAGCGCCAGCAGCGAGAAAATCACGGTGAACTTTGGCGACGGCTTCGGGTTTGCTGTGAACTAAATACTCGTTACAACCTTCATATTGTGCGCCTCCAAAATCTTCAGCGGTGAGGTTTTGGGCTTGCAGGTTGGTTCCCATTGCGCCGTCAAAGACGATAACGGGACGTTCTGGACTATAGAGGTGTTTGAGAAAAGGATGGGTCATATTGTGTGAAAGAATAGAGTTATTTTTGTAATACTAGACTTAATTTATTATCCGTTTACAAACTGAGGTAGTCTAGCTTCAATTGTTGCGTATTATGCAGTGATGTGATCTTACTCAAGAACCACAACAGATTAACCAAAAATAAAATAGTGAAACTTTCAGATTTCAGCAGTCCATTACCGAAAACAGTATCTACTACCATGTCTGTTAATTCTAAACTTTACGAAGGCAAAGCTAAAATTCTTTATGCCACAGATGATCCAGAGATTTTGTTGGCTGATTTTAAGGATGATGCTACAGCCTTTAATGCTCAAAAACGAGGCAGCATTGAAAACAAGGGCATGATTAACTGTAGTATTTCTAGTCAACTATTCCAACAATTGGCAATGCAGGGGATTAAAACTCATTTTATTGATAGTCCAGCCCCCAATTTGATGAGAGTTAAGGCTGTAAAAATTATCCCCTTAGAAGTGGTTGTCAGAAATATTGCGGCTGGTAGCCTGTGTCAGCAAACTGGGTTAGCACTGGGAACTGTGTTATCACAGCCTTTGGTGGAATTCTATTATAAAGATGATAGTCTAGGTGATCCTCTACTGACAAGCGATCGCCTATTTCTCCTAGAATTAGCCACACCGGAACAAGTTGCTCAAATTACCCATCTTGCCTTGAAAATCAACGAATTTCTCAAGCAGTTTTGGGAAAAGTGTCAAATTACCCTAGTGGACTTTAAACTGGAATTTGGCGTAGATTCACAACAGCAAGTGCTTTTAGCCGACGAAATTAGTCCCGATACCTGTCGTCTATGGGACATAGCCGAAACTGATACTAACCGTCGAGTTATGGATAAAGACCGTTTTCGTCGTGACTTAGGAAACGTAGAAAATGCCTATCAGGAGGTTTTACAGAGAGTATTAAAAGTAGTAGAAAGCTACAAAGCTGAGTAAGTAATTTTTCCAGTGATTAACAAATAATGGTGTGTGGTAGTGAAGAGAAATATGATTAAAAAACATTTAACACCCGGATTAATGGCTATGGTAGCCATGACAGTCCCTTTAGCAATTTCTGTCAAAGCAAACGCCCAAGCTACTGATAGTCACCCACAGACCACAGAAGTTTTGACAGCAGAAACAAATCAGCCAGAAAAACAGCATCCTGTTAAAAGTGATGGTAGTGAAAATCTGACATCCCATGCCCTCGCATTGCCAATAGTTGGAGAAAAAGAATCTAATCACTTTTCTCCGATTGCGAAAGTCGTCACGCCCAATTCAGCCGCAGTAGACAAAGCATCTGTTATTGTCCCAAAAACCACAATAGTTCCCATTACCGCACAAGTCCCCCAACCAGAGACTACTCAACCCCCTGCGGCTACACCTACTCAAAAAAACTCAACTCCCTCAACAATCAAGACGGAATCTGAAGTTACACCACAACCCACAGTAACTACCCCAGCAAAACCGACCCAACCTCCTGCGACTGAATCTAGTCCAGAAGCAACGGAAGCCCGTGTACTGGTGTCAGAGGTAGCAATTAAATCAGAAACAGGACAAATCACCCCCGAACTAGAAACCGAAGTTTATAAAGTAATTCGTACCCAAGCCGGACAAACAACCACCCGTTCCCAACTTCAAGAAGATATTAGTGCGATTTTTAGAACTGGGTTTTTCTCCAACGTCCAAGCATTTCCAGAAGATACCCCTCTGGGTGTGCGAGTCAGTTTTATTGTTACCCCCAATCCCACTCTCTCCAAAGTAGAATTAGACGCAAATCCTGGCACAGCAGTTGCCTCTGTCCTTCCTGCTGGAACAGCCAACGAAATATTTAGTAATCAATATGGCAAAATTCTCAACTTGCGGGAATTAAACGAAGGCATCAAGCAATTAACAAAGCGTTATCAAGATCAAGGTTATGTGCTGGCTAACTTAATTGGCGCACCCAAAGTCTCAGACAATGGAGTTGTTACCCTCCAAGTTGCCGAAGGGGTTGTAGAAAGCGTGAAAGTCCGATTCCGTAACAAAGATGGTGAAGACGTAGACGACAAAGGCAACCCAATTCGGGGACGGACAAAGGATTATATTATTACGCGAGAATTAGAATTAAAGTCGGGAACGGTATTCAATCGCAATACAGTACAGAGAGACTTAGCACGGGTATATGGATTAGGATTGTTTGAACCGCCAGATACTGAACCTATATCTCTTGCCCCTGGTAGTGACCCCAGCAAAGTAAATGTGCTAGTCAATGTGATTGAACGTACCAGCGGTTCTATTGCTGCCGGGGCGGGTATCAGTTCCGCTAGTGGTTTATTTGGAACTGTTAGCTATCAGCAGCAAAACCTGGGAGGAAGAAACCAAAAATTAGGGACAGAGGTACAGTTAGGAGAACGGGAACTACTATTTGACCTCCGCTTTACTGATCCTTGGATTGGTGGTGATCCTTATCGAACTTCATATACAGCAAATATTTTCCGTCGTCGTTCTATTTCTCTGATTTTTGAAGGTAAAGATAATAACATTGAAACCTTTAATCCTGATAATATTACTGATACAAATCAACAAGATCGCCCCCGGATTACTCGGTTAGGTGGTGGTGTTACCTTTACTCGTCCCCTGTCTGCCAATCCTTTCAAAAGTTCCGAGTGGCTGGCTTCTGCGGGACTACAGTATCAACGGGTTTCTGGTCGTGATGCTGACGGAAATTTAAGGAAGGAAGGGGCAATATTTGATGATAATGGTAAAATCATCAGTGATAGAATTCCCCTTACCCTTTCTTCTTCCGGGGAAGATGATTTATTACTATTCAAGCTGGGCGCACAAAGGGATCTCCGCAATAATTCCTTACAACCCACAAACGGTTCTTTTCTCAGCTTTGGAGTTGATCAATCTGTACCTGTGGGTTCAGGTAGTATTTTTATGACTAGGTTACGAGGTAACTATAGTCAGTATCTACCGATTAAATTGATTAGCTTTAGCAAAAAACCGCAAACTTTAGCATTTAACCTCCAAGGCGGAACTATATTTGGCGATGTACCTCCTTATGAAACCTTTACTCTGGGTGGTAGTAACTCGGTTCGGGGTTATGACGAAGGCAGATTGGGTACGGGTAGTAAGTATATCCAAGCTGCGGTTGAATATCGCTTCCCTGTGTTCTCTGTGGTCAGTGGCGCACTATTTTTTGATTATGGTAGTGATTTGGGAAGTAGTACCCAATCTGCACAATTGTTAAAGAAAAATGGTAATGGCTATGGCTATGGTGTGGGTTTGCGGGTGCAATCTCCACTTGGACCAATTCGTATAGATTATGGTGTCACTGATGAAGGTGATAGTCGGATCAATTTTGGGATTGGAGAAAGATTTTAAATTGGTCGGTGGTCAGTTGCCAGTTGTCGGTGGTCGGTGGCTAAGAATTTTACTCCTGGCTCCTGAATCTTTTTTGGGCGCATGCCCTGCGCCCCTACCTTCTGACTCCTGTTCCTTAATAATAAGCAATACTAACTACAATATGGGGATTGTTGGGCGATGGAACAACATACGTTAGCTGGGGAAATTACCCAAGCTGGTGTGGGTTTGCATAGTGGTGTTAATACTCAGGTGCGAATATTACCTGCGCCACCGGAGAGTAACCGCTTTTTTGTGCGGGTAGATTTACCAAATTCACCCATGATTCCTGCTCAGGTTGCAGCTGTGAGTAAGACTGTGCTTTCTACTCAGTTGGGTAAGGATGAGGTCTGTGTTCGCACTGTGGAGCATTTACTGGCAGCTTTGGCGGCTATGGGGGTGGATAACGCCAGAATTGAAATTGATGGACCGGAAGTGCCACTTTTAGATGGTTCGGCGCGGATTTGGTGTGAAAGAATTGCTGAGGTGGGAATAGTAGCCCAAATGGCGCATAATTTACCTGCACCTGTTATTACTGAACCAGTTTGGATTTATGAGGGTGATGCTTTTGTTTGCGCTCTACCTGCACCGGCCACTCGATTTAGCTATGGGATAGATTTTAATTTGGCGGCAATTGGTAATCAATGGCACAGTTGGTTATTAATGTCCTGTTTGGAAAAGTCTGCGGCGGATTTTGCGGTAGAAATTGCGCCGGCACGGACTTTTGGGTTACAGGATCAAATTGAATATCTGCAAAGGTCGGGATTAATTAAAGGTGGGAGTTTGGATAATGCTCTGGTTTGCGGGGTTAAAGGTTGGCTAAATCCCCCATTACGATTTGCAAATGAGCCAGTCCGTCATAAAATTTTGGATCTAGTAGGAGATCTAAGTTTACTGGGAACTTTCCCTGTTGCTCATTTTTTGGCGTACAAAGCTAGTCATAATTTACACATTCAACTAGCCAGAAAAATTTTAGAGTTGTTCTAAAATGCCTGAATTGATGGCAGTTTCCGAGAGCAAGAGAGAAACAGTAATCAAAAAGTAAGATAGTATTTATACTTTTAGTTCTATTTATTGTTCTCTGTTCCCTGCTCCCTGTTCCCTGCTATACCTATTCCTAGTGTCTAATCATTCAAATAACTTACAACTAATGTCCACTATTACCGAACCTAATTCTCAGGAAGTAAATACATCAAGTGAGGATAAACAGACAATTAAAACTACCTTGACTATTGAGGAAATTCAGGAACTTTTGCCCCATCGCTATCCATTTTTACTGGTAGATCGGATTATTGATTATGTACCTGGTAAGAAGGCTGTGGGTATTAAAAATGTTACTTTTAATGAACCCCAATTTCAAGGGCATTTTCCGGGGCGATCGCTCATGCCCGGTGTGTTAATTATTGAAGCAATGGCACAAGTTGGGGGGATTGTGATGACGCAAATGCCGGACTCCAAAGGAGGACTGTTTGTATTTGCTGGTATTGATAAAGTCCGGTTTCGTCGGCAAATTGTTCCTGGGGATCAACTGGTGATCACGGTGGAACTGTTGTGGGTAAAACAGCGTCGTTTCGGGAAAATGCAAGGACGAGCGGAAGTTGACGGACAGTTAGCCGCTGAAGGAGAACTAATGTTTTCTCTGATTAGTTAAAGGTCATTATTAATGCAAGGAGTCAGGAGTCAGGAGTCAGGAGGAAGAAAGAAAGAAAGAAAGAAGAAAGAAGTAGGAGGAATATTGAATCTCAATGGCTAATGTTTAGATACCTTGCAACCTCAAGCAAGCCTAAATAAATTAAACACAACTTTTGGCTAATTCTGAATTTTCGCCCTCACACATAACTTACTTTGCCCGACACATTTCTTAACTGAATAAATTAACAACTAGCACTTAGTTTTGGAGATTCACCTTTGAAAACACTTATTCATCCAACTGCTGTCATACATACTAGTGCGGAACTCCACCCAACAGTGCAAGTCGGCGCTTATGCTGTGATTGGAGAAAATGTCAGAGTTGGTGCAGACACTGTAATTGGCGCTCATGCTGTTCTGGAGGGTCCTTGTGAAATTGGTACGGGAAATCAGATTTTCGCCGGTGCAGCTATCGGTATGCAGCCACAGGATCTCAAGTATGTGGGAGAACCTACTTGGGTAAAAATTGGCAATAATAATTCCATTCGGGAGTATGTGACGATTAACCGCGCTACTGGTAGGGGTGAAGCGACAGTAATCGGCAATGGCAATTTATTGATGGCTTATGTTCATGTAGGTCATAATTGCCTGATTGAGGATTCTGTCATTATTGCTAATTCTGTGGCTTTGGCAGGTCATGTACATATTGAATCGCGAGCTAGACTGAGCGGCGTTTTAGGTGTGCATCAGTTCGTCCATATTGGGGGAATGTCAATGGTCGGAGGAATGACACGCATTGATAGAGATGTACCTCCTTATATGTTGGTGGAAGGAAATCCGGCAAAAGTGCGATCACTCAATTTGGTAGGATTAAAACGTTCGGGAATGCCTGCAAGTGACTTTCAATTAATTAAAAAGGCTTTCCGTCTTCTCTACCGTTCTGAGTTTTTATTTAAAGATGCTTTGCAGGAGTTGAAAAATTTAGGAGATACAGAGGAATTAAAACATCTTCGCCGTTTCTTGTTACTTTCCCAAATGCCGGGAAGACGCGGTTTAATTCCCGGAAAAGGTAAAAAATCCGTCAATGAATAGTCAGTCAGATGTAGGGGCGGGGTTTTCCCGTCCTCAAATTTTACTCTGTTTTTGTGGACAGAATATGGATTGAATGAACCACGAAGAAGCGAAGAACACGAAGGAAGAAGAAGACGAAGAAGACGAAGAAAATAGGTAATTTTTAAGGGGGAATGGGGTAGGAAAGGACATGAAAATCTAATATCTAATATCTAATATCTAAAAATGCGAATATTTATTAGCACCGGTGAAGTTTCTGGAGATCTACAGGGTTCGCTATTAATTAAGGCACTTCAACGCCAATCTGTGGCTGCGGGGTTGACATTGGAAATTATTGCCTTGGGTGGCGATAAAATGGCGGAAGCTGGGGCGAAAATTTTGGGTAATACCAGCGGTATTGGTTCAATGGGTTTGATTGAGTCTTTGCCTTATGTTATTCCTACTTTAAGAGTACAACGGCAAGCGATCGCTCACTTGAAGAAAAATCCCCCGGATTTAGTGGTTCTCATTGACTATATGGGTCCAAATTTGGGCATTGGTACATTCATGAAGGAAAATTTGCCTGATGTGCCTGTGGCTTATTATATCGCTCCTCAAGAGTGGGTATGGTCTATGAGTTTTCAGAATACTAACCGCATTGTTGCTTTTACAGATAAACTATTAGCAATTTTCCCAGAAGAAGCCCGATATTATCAACAAAATGGGGCAAAGGTTTCTTGGGTAGGTCATCCTTTAATTGATAGAATGGCAAACGCGCCTAGTCGGACAACTGCGAGGGAGAAATTAGGAGTTAAAGTAGAAGAAATAGCGATCGCTCTTTTACCAGCTTCCCGTCATCAAGAATTAAAATATCTTCTACCAATAATTTTTCAAGCTGCCCAAAATATTCAATCTAAACTACCAAATGTACATTTTTGGATTCCTCTATCCTTGGAAACATTTAAAGAACCAATTACAGCCGCAATTCAAGAATATGGGTTAAAAGCTACAATAGTATCAACTCAAAAACAAGGCGTTCAAGATATTTTAGCAGCGGCTGATTTTGCCATTACTAAGTCGGGAACAGTGAACTTAGAATTAGCATTATTAAATGTCCCCCAAGTTGTAGTTTATCGTCTTCATCCTCTTACAGCTTGGATTGCGCGTCATATTCTTAAAGGTTCAATTCCTTTTGCTTCTCCAGTCAATTTAGTTGTCATGCGGGAAATTGTCCCAGAATTTTTACAAGAACAAGCTACAGCCGAGAATATTACCCAAGCTGCTATGGAATTGTTATTAAATCCTGAAAAAAGACAACAAACTTTGACCAATTATCAAGAAATGCGCCATTGTTTGGGAGAATTGGGAGTGTGCGATCGTACAGCTAAAGAAATATTAGCAATGAAAAAGTAGATAATAGTTAAAATGGCAAAAAAACGACCAATTGCAGTTGATTTATTTGCAGGTGCAGGAGGCATGACATTAGGCTTTGAACAAGCCGGTTTTGATGTCCTTGCATCTGTGGAAATAGATCCAATTCATTGTGCAATTCATCAATTTAACTTTCCCTTTTGGACGGTGTTATGCAAAAGTGTTGAAGAAACAACAGGGGAAGAAATTAGAAATAGTTCTCAAATTGCTAATCAAGAAATTGATGTAGTTTTTGGTGGTCCTCCCTGTCAAGGTTTCTCATTAATGGGAAAACGTTCGTTTGATGATCCAAGAAACTCTTTAGTCTTCCATTTTATTAGATTAGTTGTAGAATTACAACCCAAGTTTTTTGTCTTGGAAAATGTCAAAGGAATGACAGTCGGTAAACACAAAGAATTTATCGCTGAAATCATTAGTCAATTTTCCGAAAGTGGTTATCAAGTTAATGCAAATTATCAAGTTTTAAATGCAGCTAATTATGGAGTACCCCAAAATCGAGAAAGGTTATTTTTACTAGGTTCACGTCAAAATATCGAATTACCGAAATACCCAGAAGAAATTACATTCCCCGCAAAATCCAACCAATCTTCCGCGAATAAATTAGTCTTAACTCCTACAGTTTGGGAAGCATTACAAGATTTACCAGTAATAGAAAACTATCAAGAACTATATCAACAAGATTGGA harbors:
- a CDS encoding DNA cytosine methyltransferase: MAKKRPIAVDLFAGAGGMTLGFEQAGFDVLASVEIDPIHCAIHQFNFPFWTVLCKSVEETTGEEIRNSSQIANQEIDVVFGGPPCQGFSLMGKRSFDDPRNSLVFHFIRLVVELQPKFFVLENVKGMTVGKHKEFIAEIISQFSESGYQVNANYQVLNAANYGVPQNRERLFLLGSRQNIELPKYPEEITFPAKSNQSSANKLVLTPTVWEALQDLPVIENYQELYQQDWIFTDFGKSSNYAKKLRNLATAKNNYSYKRQYDPTLLTSSLRSKHSPESMDRFASTPHGKIESISRFHKLDPHGLCNTLRAGTPSNKGAFTSPRPIHPFIPRCITVREAARLHSYPDWFRFHPTKWHGFRQIGNSVPPLLAQAVAGEIIKVLDITSSQPQGVQDLGDISLLTLDMSAAAKYFGVNPHVIEPRTRREMNFSDLTNHRDTEDTEVIRR
- the lpxA gene encoding acyl-ACP--UDP-N-acetylglucosamine O-acyltransferase — translated: MKTLIHPTAVIHTSAELHPTVQVGAYAVIGENVRVGADTVIGAHAVLEGPCEIGTGNQIFAGAAIGMQPQDLKYVGEPTWVKIGNNNSIREYVTINRATGRGEATVIGNGNLLMAYVHVGHNCLIEDSVIIANSVALAGHVHIESRARLSGVLGVHQFVHIGGMSMVGGMTRIDRDVPPYMLVEGNPAKVRSLNLVGLKRSGMPASDFQLIKKAFRLLYRSEFLFKDALQELKNLGDTEELKHLRRFLLLSQMPGRRGLIPGKGKKSVNE
- the lpxB gene encoding lipid-A-disaccharide synthase; the protein is MRIFISTGEVSGDLQGSLLIKALQRQSVAAGLTLEIIALGGDKMAEAGAKILGNTSGIGSMGLIESLPYVIPTLRVQRQAIAHLKKNPPDLVVLIDYMGPNLGIGTFMKENLPDVPVAYYIAPQEWVWSMSFQNTNRIVAFTDKLLAIFPEEARYYQQNGAKVSWVGHPLIDRMANAPSRTTAREKLGVKVEEIAIALLPASRHQELKYLLPIIFQAAQNIQSKLPNVHFWIPLSLETFKEPITAAIQEYGLKATIVSTQKQGVQDILAAADFAITKSGTVNLELALLNVPQVVVYRLHPLTAWIARHILKGSIPFASPVNLVVMREIVPEFLQEQATAENITQAAMELLLNPEKRQQTLTNYQEMRHCLGELGVCDRTAKEILAMKK
- a CDS encoding BamA/TamA family outer membrane protein, with the translated sequence MIKKHLTPGLMAMVAMTVPLAISVKANAQATDSHPQTTEVLTAETNQPEKQHPVKSDGSENLTSHALALPIVGEKESNHFSPIAKVVTPNSAAVDKASVIVPKTTIVPITAQVPQPETTQPPAATPTQKNSTPSTIKTESEVTPQPTVTTPAKPTQPPATESSPEATEARVLVSEVAIKSETGQITPELETEVYKVIRTQAGQTTTRSQLQEDISAIFRTGFFSNVQAFPEDTPLGVRVSFIVTPNPTLSKVELDANPGTAVASVLPAGTANEIFSNQYGKILNLRELNEGIKQLTKRYQDQGYVLANLIGAPKVSDNGVVTLQVAEGVVESVKVRFRNKDGEDVDDKGNPIRGRTKDYIITRELELKSGTVFNRNTVQRDLARVYGLGLFEPPDTEPISLAPGSDPSKVNVLVNVIERTSGSIAAGAGISSASGLFGTVSYQQQNLGGRNQKLGTEVQLGERELLFDLRFTDPWIGGDPYRTSYTANIFRRRSISLIFEGKDNNIETFNPDNITDTNQQDRPRITRLGGGVTFTRPLSANPFKSSEWLASAGLQYQRVSGRDADGNLRKEGAIFDDNGKIISDRIPLTLSSSGEDDLLLFKLGAQRDLRNNSLQPTNGSFLSFGVDQSVPVGSGSIFMTRLRGNYSQYLPIKLISFSKKPQTLAFNLQGGTIFGDVPPYETFTLGGSNSVRGYDEGRLGTGSKYIQAAVEYRFPVFSVVSGALFFDYGSDLGSSTQSAQLLKKNGNGYGYGVGLRVQSPLGPIRIDYGVTDEGDSRINFGIGERF
- the purC gene encoding phosphoribosylaminoimidazolesuccinocarboxamide synthase, whose product is MSVNSKLYEGKAKILYATDDPEILLADFKDDATAFNAQKRGSIENKGMINCSISSQLFQQLAMQGIKTHFIDSPAPNLMRVKAVKIIPLEVVVRNIAAGSLCQQTGLALGTVLSQPLVEFYYKDDSLGDPLLTSDRLFLLELATPEQVAQITHLALKINEFLKQFWEKCQITLVDFKLEFGVDSQQQVLLADEISPDTCRLWDIAETDTNRRVMDKDRFRRDLGNVENAYQEVLQRVLKVVESYKAE
- the lpxC gene encoding UDP-3-O-acyl-N-acetylglucosamine deacetylase, which encodes MEQHTLAGEITQAGVGLHSGVNTQVRILPAPPESNRFFVRVDLPNSPMIPAQVAAVSKTVLSTQLGKDEVCVRTVEHLLAALAAMGVDNARIEIDGPEVPLLDGSARIWCERIAEVGIVAQMAHNLPAPVITEPVWIYEGDAFVCALPAPATRFSYGIDFNLAAIGNQWHSWLLMSCLEKSAADFAVEIAPARTFGLQDQIEYLQRSGLIKGGSLDNALVCGVKGWLNPPLRFANEPVRHKILDLVGDLSLLGTFPVAHFLAYKASHNLHIQLARKILELF
- the fabZ gene encoding 3-hydroxyacyl-ACP dehydratase FabZ; its protein translation is MSTITEPNSQEVNTSSEDKQTIKTTLTIEEIQELLPHRYPFLLVDRIIDYVPGKKAVGIKNVTFNEPQFQGHFPGRSLMPGVLIIEAMAQVGGIVMTQMPDSKGGLFVFAGIDKVRFRRQIVPGDQLVITVELLWVKQRRFGKMQGRAEVDGQLAAEGELMFSLIS